In Micromonospora purpureochromogenes, a single window of DNA contains:
- a CDS encoding cellulose binding domain-containing protein — protein MPSSPPQPRRTVAVILLDRIVALAGHVRRAIGGLGASSRRTRVLLAASLVVLVATAASVVLVLRTPERLAPVALDPPPDVALPTDPAVGGPDPQARPAASSPAAARRTTAAAGPPVAAAAPPATAPSARTPSAAGSSSPAALRAAFAIEERALFSYGADVTISNAGRTRVTNWTLVITLPRESLEVSSVTGARATREGAIWTFVPDGTTAEVAAESSVQVTFRVSGAPISSTPTACTIDGAACTGLPD, from the coding sequence GTGCCGTCATCACCGCCTCAGCCACGGCGGACCGTAGCGGTCATCCTGCTCGACCGGATCGTGGCCCTGGCCGGGCACGTGCGGCGCGCCATCGGCGGCCTCGGGGCCTCGTCCCGGCGTACCCGGGTCCTGCTGGCCGCCTCGCTGGTGGTCCTGGTCGCGACGGCGGCCTCCGTCGTCCTGGTCCTGCGGACGCCGGAGCGGCTGGCTCCCGTGGCCCTCGACCCGCCGCCGGACGTCGCCCTGCCCACCGACCCCGCGGTCGGTGGGCCCGACCCGCAGGCCAGGCCGGCCGCCTCCAGCCCGGCGGCGGCGAGGCGGACGACGGCCGCGGCGGGCCCGCCGGTCGCCGCGGCGGCCCCGCCGGCCACGGCGCCGTCCGCGCGCACCCCGTCGGCGGCGGGGTCGAGCAGCCCGGCGGCGTTGCGCGCCGCCTTCGCCATCGAGGAGCGGGCCCTGTTCAGCTACGGCGCCGACGTGACCATCAGCAACGCCGGTCGGACGCGGGTGACGAACTGGACCCTGGTCATCACGCTGCCTCGGGAATCCCTCGAAGTCTCCTCGGTCACCGGCGCCCGAGCCACCCGCGAGGGCGCGATCTGGACCTTCGTGCCGGACGGGACGACCGCAGAGGTGGCCGCCGAGAGCTCTGTCCAGGTCACCTTCCGGGTCAGCGGCGCGCCGATCAGCTCGACTCCCACGGCCTGCACCATCGACGGAGCGGCCTGCACCGGCCTGCCCGACTGA
- a CDS encoding zinc-binding dehydrogenase encodes MESHACRSASRVRYPAEGRTDRPTRRRRRSGAGACHGQRGEPARHQDPAGRAPHARIGLPAVLGLDLAGVVAALGPEVTGFELGDEVYGLTGGVGDLQGSLAEYAAVDARLLARKPRTLSMRAAAALPLAVITSWEGLVDRAGVRAGQKVLVHGGAGGVGHVGVQLALARGAEVYATGAPASMGVIESLGAVPIDYTSTSVEEYVGRYTAGEGFDIIADNVGGATLDASFAAVRTYHGHVVSALGWGSHSLAPLSFRGATYSGVFTLLPMLTGHGREHHGEILREAATLADAGALRPRLDPRRFTLDTVMDAHALVAGATSAGKVIVDIDG; translated from the coding sequence GTGGAGAGTCATGCTTGCCGCAGTGCTTCGAGAGTTCGGTACCCCGCTGAGGGCCGAACAGATCGACCAACCCGTCGCCGGCGCCGGTCAGGTGCTGGTGCGTGTCATGGCCAGCGGGGTGAACCCGCTCGACACCAAGATCCAGCCGGGAGGGCCCCGCACGCGCGCATCGGACTGCCGGCGGTGCTCGGCCTGGACCTCGCCGGCGTCGTCGCCGCGCTGGGCCCGGAGGTGACCGGCTTCGAGCTGGGCGATGAGGTGTACGGGCTCACCGGCGGGGTGGGCGACCTGCAGGGCTCGCTGGCCGAGTACGCCGCCGTGGACGCCCGACTGCTGGCGCGCAAGCCGCGGACGCTGTCGATGCGTGCGGCCGCCGCGCTGCCGCTGGCCGTGATCACCTCCTGGGAGGGGCTGGTCGACCGGGCCGGGGTCCGCGCCGGGCAGAAGGTACTGGTCCACGGAGGTGCCGGCGGCGTCGGCCACGTCGGCGTTCAGCTTGCCCTGGCCCGCGGCGCCGAGGTGTACGCGACCGGCGCGCCGGCGAGCATGGGCGTAATCGAGAGCCTCGGCGCGGTGCCGATCGACTACACGTCGACCAGCGTCGAGGAGTACGTCGGCAGGTACACCGCGGGTGAAGGCTTCGACATCATCGCCGACAACGTCGGCGGCGCGACACTCGACGCGTCGTTCGCCGCTGTGCGTACCTATCACGGGCACGTCGTCAGCGCGCTGGGCTGGGGGTCGCACTCGCTCGCGCCGCTGTCGTTCCGGGGCGCGACCTACTCCGGGGTGTTCACCCTGCTACCGATGTTGACCGGGCACGGTCGTGAGCACCACGGCGAGATCCTGCGGGAGGCCGCGACCCTGGCCGACGCCGGGGCGCTGCGGCCACGACTGGACCCACGGCGGTTCACGCTCGACACGGTCATGGACGCCCACGCGCTGGTCGCCGGCGCCACCAGTGCCGGCAAGGTCATCGTCGACATCGACGGCTGA
- a CDS encoding DUF742 domain-containing protein — protein MPTADDPDEAWYDDDAGLLVRPYVVTRATGADDGPHLDLMTVVVARAAVPAATPLFPEQARILELCRRPLSVAEVGAQLDLPLGTVRVLLGELLDAGLIETHVSPTLSELPSRELLEAMLTGLQAL, from the coding sequence ATGCCGACCGCCGACGACCCTGACGAGGCGTGGTACGACGACGACGCCGGGCTCCTGGTCCGGCCGTACGTGGTGACCCGCGCGACCGGCGCGGACGACGGCCCGCATCTCGACCTCATGACCGTGGTCGTGGCCCGGGCTGCGGTTCCCGCGGCCACGCCGCTCTTTCCCGAACAGGCGCGAATCCTCGAGCTGTGCCGGCGTCCACTGTCGGTGGCGGAGGTCGGCGCGCAACTGGACCTGCCGCTGGGTACGGTTCGGGTACTGCTCGGTGAGCTGCTGGACGCCGGGCTGATCGAGACGCACGTGTCGCCGACGCTGTCCGAGCTGCCGTCCCGGGAGCTACTCGAAGCGATGCTCACCGGGCTCCAGGCGCTGTGA
- a CDS encoding TerC/Alx family metal homeostasis membrane protein, translating to MFPAPLWAWAAIGAVIAVMLAADVLSHRDNHVIELREALIWSGVWIAAGLAFGLIVWVGWGGEPAVAYYSGYLLEKALSVDNVFVFALLFGYFRVPEKYQHKVLFWGVVGALAFRLVFIFAGAELLHRLTFAGFVLGAFLIWTGWRLAVRGEPDVDPDRNVVVRFFRRVVPTEQRYHGDRFTVRVDSRRRATLLLVALVAIEATDVVFAIDSVAAILAITTNTFLVWTATAFAVLGLRSLYFCLAGLLRHFGHLRYGLAVLLAFAGAKLILAETPVGTLPLWLTLLVVVLTLSVSIGWSVLAARRDRRRHAGG from the coding sequence ATGTTCCCGGCTCCGCTCTGGGCCTGGGCCGCGATCGGGGCCGTTATCGCCGTCATGCTCGCGGCGGACGTGCTCTCCCACCGCGACAACCACGTGATCGAGCTACGGGAAGCGCTGATCTGGAGCGGCGTCTGGATCGCCGCCGGACTGGCCTTCGGCCTGATCGTCTGGGTGGGGTGGGGCGGCGAGCCGGCGGTCGCGTACTACTCCGGCTACCTGCTGGAGAAGGCGCTCTCCGTCGACAACGTCTTCGTCTTCGCGCTGCTGTTCGGCTACTTCCGGGTGCCCGAGAAGTACCAGCACAAGGTGTTGTTCTGGGGTGTGGTCGGCGCGCTCGCGTTCCGACTGGTCTTCATCTTCGCCGGAGCGGAACTGCTGCACCGGTTGACCTTCGCCGGGTTCGTGCTCGGGGCGTTCCTGATCTGGACCGGGTGGCGCCTGGCGGTACGCGGCGAGCCCGACGTCGACCCCGACCGCAACGTCGTGGTCCGGTTCTTCCGACGGGTGGTACCGACCGAACAGCGGTACCACGGCGACCGGTTCACCGTCCGGGTCGACAGCCGGCGGCGGGCAACGCTGCTGCTGGTGGCGCTGGTGGCGATCGAGGCGACCGACGTGGTGTTCGCGATCGACTCCGTGGCGGCGATCCTGGCCATCACCACCAACACCTTCCTCGTCTGGACGGCGACGGCGTTCGCCGTGCTGGGGCTGCGCAGCCTCTACTTCTGTCTGGCCGGACTGCTGCGGCACTTCGGCCACCTGCGCTACGGCCTGGCGGTGCTGCTGGCGTTCGCCGGGGCGAAGCTGATCCTGGCCGAGACGCCGGTGGGCACGCTGCCGCTCTGGCTCACCCTGCTGGTGGTGGTACTGACCCTGTCGGTGTCGATCGGCTGGAGCGTGCTGGCGGCCCGCCGGGACCGGCGCCGCCACGCCGGCGGCTGA